From one Coffea eugenioides isolate CCC68of chromosome 11, Ceug_1.0, whole genome shotgun sequence genomic stretch:
- the LOC113751472 gene encoding uncharacterized protein At3g28850: protein MGCATSKQKVCRKCQEPYSPVRRSYSMHASYHPPQKEGESYHLVALTSSTLGSLKLDLLDPNHPAFKRKGDEGEEESSVINPVSEQDDDNHSVKSRKEEFAVGVIEAKTWSKMIDEKIPKVAPRTPIRTPPGEPETINAWELMEGLEDTSPLRPANHHFRSFSFHVGSNHQFPCFVDDQHTPRVHDDGEVPAVKPVWLDTADSSDSNSNETSIISEFDPEVISAFRKSLEELPPANPFHLKPLMGEQALDGKDEPLEAADHVKERSPWTAAPWGKDRLIVYFTSLRGVRKTYEDCCNVRIILKGLGVKLDERDVSMHSGFKEELKELLGECWCKGGALPKVFIGIRFLGGAEEIRRMHEDGQLEKAVEGCESADDGGGGNAGVCNACGDIRFVPCETCCGSCKIYYEGEYDEEECEDAEYGFQRCPDCNENGLTRCPICCG from the coding sequence ATGGGGTGCGCAACATCAAAGCAGAAGGTATGCCGGAAATGTCAGGAGCCTTATTCTCCGGTGCGGCGGAGCTATTCAATGCACGCCTCCTATCACCCTCCTCAAAAGGAAGGCGAAAGCTATCATCTCGTGGCTCTTACCTCCTCTACATTGGGTTCTCTCAAGCTTGATTTGTTAGATCCAAATCATCCCGccttcaaaagaaaaggagacgaAGGAGAAGAAGAATCCTCCGTTATAAACCCAGTCTCAGAGCAAGATGACGATAATCATTCGGTAAAATCAAGGAAAGAGGAGTTCGCCGTGGGTGTCATCGAAGCTAAAACTTGGTCGAAAATGATCGACGAAAAAATCCCAAAAGTTGCTCCCAGAACGCCAATCAGAACTCCTCCTGGGGAGCCGGAAACTATCAATGCCTGGGAATTGATGGAAGGGCTGGAAGACACTAGTCCTCTTAGGCCCGCCAATCATCATTTCCGTAGCTTTTCTTTCCACGTGGGTTCCAACCATCAATTTCCATGCTTTGTTGACGATCAGCACACCCCGAGAGTTCATGATGACGGGGAAGTGCCGGCGGTGAAGCCGGTATGGTTGGACACAGCCGATAGTAGCGACTCCAATTCCAATGAGACGTCAATAATCTCAGAATTCGATCCTGAAGTGATATCTGCTTTTAGGAAATCACTGGAGGAGCTCCCGCCGGCCAATCCCTTCCATCTCAAGCCGCTGATGGGTGAGCAGGCTTTGGACGGCAAAGATGAGCCCTTGGAAGCAGCTGATCATGTCAAGGAAAGAAGCCCTTGGACTGCCGCGCCATGGGGTAAAGACAGGTTAATTGTGTATTTCACAAGCCTAAGAGGGGTGAGGAAGACGTACGAGGATTGCTGTAATGTTAGAATTATATTAAAAGGGTTAGGCGTTAAGCTTGACGAGAGGGATGTTTCAATGCATTCCGGGTTCAAGGAAGAATTGAAGGAGCTGTTGGGAGAGTGCTGGTGTAAGGGAGGTGCATTGCCTAAGGTGTTTATTGGTATCAGATTCCTCGGTGGGGCGGAAGAGATACGCCGAATGCACGAGGACGGGCAGCTTGAGAAGGCCGTGGAAGGATGTGAATCGGCGGATGATGGTGGCGGCGGCAATGCTGGTGTTTGCAACGCATGCGGGGATATTAGATTTGTTCCTTGCGAAACGTGTTGCGGGAGTTGTAAAATTTACTATGAAGGTGAATATGACGAAGAAGAATGCGAAGATGCTGAATACGGATTTCAGAGATGTCCCGATTGCAATGAAAATGGGCTTACACGCTGTCCAATTTGCTGCGGTTAA